The following coding sequences lie in one Cannabis sativa cultivar Pink pepper isolate KNU-18-1 chromosome 5, ASM2916894v1, whole genome shotgun sequence genomic window:
- the LOC115716675 gene encoding RHOMBOID-like protein 2, with protein MSNQDLERGGTKARGNQNPHGNYTNPYYVETSEHQWTSWLIPMFVVANIAVFIVAMYVNNCPRNNLKFEGACVAKFLGRLSFQPLKENPLFGPSSSTLEKLGALEWEKVVHGKQGWRLITCIWLHAGVIHLLANMLSLVFIGIRLEQQFGFGRVGLIYLISGLGGSILSSLFIQSNISVGASGALFGLLGAMLSELLTNWTIYTNKAAALFTLIIIIAINLAVGILPHVDNFAHIGGFISGFLLGFILLIRPQFGYLEGRHLPATARVKSKHKAYQYILLLVAVVLLIVWFTVGLVMLFKGENGSKHCSWCHYLSCVPTSKWKCGN; from the exons ATGTCTAACCAGGATCTAGAGCGAGGAGGAACAAAGGCAAGAGGAAATCAAAATCCACATGGGAATTACACGAATCCCTACTATGTAGAGACCTCGGAGCATCAATGGACGTCGTGGTTGATACCCATGTTCGTGGTGGCTAATATTGCTGTCTTTATAGTGGCCATGTATGTCAATAACTGCCCAAGGAATAATCTTAAGTTTGAAGGAGCTTGTGTTGCCAAGTTTCTTGGTAGACTTTCGTTTCAGCCTCTTAAAGAGAACCCTCTCTTTGGTCCATCTTCTTCTAC ATTGGAAAAGTTGGGAGCTTTGGAGTGGGAAAAGGTTGTCCATGGGAAACAAGGATGGAGACTCATCACATGTATTTGGTTACATGCTGGTGTCATTCATTTGCTTGCAAATATGTTGAGCTTGGTCTTCATTGGAATCCGCCTTGAGCAGCAATTTGGATTCG GGCGAGTTGGGTTAATCTACTTAATATCTGGATTAGGAGGAAGCATACTATCGTCCCTTTTCATTCAAAGCAACATCTCTGTTGGTGCTTCTGGTGCTTTATTTGGTCTTCTTGGAGCTATGTTATCAGAACTTCTTACAAATTGGACTATTTACACAAACAAG GCTGCAGCACTATTCACACTCATTATCATCATAGCCATTAACTTAGCAGTTGGTATTCTACCCCACGTCGACAACTTCGCCCACATTGGAGGATTCATTAGTGGTTTTCTCCTTGGCTTCATTCTGTTAATTCGTCCCCAGTTTGGATACTTGGAGGGCCGTCATCTTCCAGCAACTGCTCGCGTCAAATCTAAGCATAAGGCTTACCAATATATCCTCTTGTTGGTCGCAGTTGTATTACTTATTGTCTG GTTTACAGTCGGTTTGGTGATGCTATTCAAAGGAGAGAATGGGAGCAAGCACTGCAGCTGGTGCCATTACCTAAGCTGTGTGCCAACCTCAAAATGGAAATGTGGTAATTGA